The segment ACGAACGACCGCGCCAGCGCCTGGCGCAGCTCCCTTGGCACGTCGGTCATGCTCTCGAACGCGGTGGCGTGCTTCTGAAACAGCCAGCGCCGTATCTGGCCGGCGCGATAGGCCGGAAGCCCGCGGGCGTCCAGCCAAGCGCTCAACTCGGCATGGCCGAGGCCTTCGATGGGCGGCCGGGGCTCGTTTGACCCCTCCTCACCCCTGGATTCCCGCCCCCGATCGGGGTCGAGGGCAAGCTTCCGCGGGAATGACGATTCGAGGGGTCCGTGCCTCATAAGCCTTGACTCAGCCTTGAAAGTTTACCCGCGACCCCGTTCGAGGGCGGGAATGGCGGTTCGGGCGGCGGTGCGACTATTCGAATCAATGACGTGCTTGGCGCCTTGAATTGCGCGATGCCTCAGGCGGTGGAGGACTGGATCTCGTCGGCGGCGAAGAAGAATGCGATCTCCGCGGCGGCGGTCTCGGGTGCGTCGGAGCCGTGCACCGCGTTGGCCTCCACGTTGGTGCCCCAGTCTTTCCGGATGGTTCCCGGCGCGGCCTTGGCCGGGTCGGTGGCGCCCATGATCTCGCGGTTCCGGGCGATGGCTCCGTCCCCTTCCAGGACCGACACGAAGATGGGCCCGGTGGACATGTAATCGGTGAGGCTGTTGAAGAACGGGCGCTCCCGGTGCACGGCGTAGAAGGACTCCGCCCGCTGCTTGTCCAGGCGGGTCAGCTTCGCCGCCACCACCTTGAGCCCGGCGCCCTCGAAGCGGCTCAGGATGTCTCCGATGTGGCCGCCCTCCACGGCTTCCGGCTTGACGATCGACAGTGTTCGCTCCATACGGGTTATCCCAACCTCTCCTTCATGGTCCGGCCGATGTCCGCCGGGGTGGGCGCCATGCTGACGCCCGCGGCGCGCAACGCCTCGACCTTCTCCGCGGCGGTGCCCTTGCCGC is part of the Deltaproteobacteria bacterium genome and harbors:
- the ndk gene encoding nucleoside-diphosphate kinase, giving the protein MERTLSIVKPEAVEGGHIGDILSRFEGAGLKVVAAKLTRLDKQRAESFYAVHRERPFFNSLTDYMSTGPIFVSVLEGDGAIARNREIMGATDPAKAAPGTIRKDWGTNVEANAVHGSDAPETAAAEIAFFFAADEIQSSTA